The Pimelobacter simplex genomic sequence GGTCTACCTCTCGGTCGGGCCGCACGACCGGCCGCCGCGGAGCTACCGCGGCCGCGACTTCTGCTGGTGGCTCGGCGTCCTGGACCTGTGGGACCTGGAGACCCCGGCCGCCGGCGCCGAGCACGTCACCATCGCGGTCAGCGGCGCGCGCGGCGGGCACACCGTCGACTTCCGGGCGCTCGGCCGCCAGGGCGTGAACCTCGTCGGCATGACCGACACGTACGACGACGGCGTGCTCTCGTTCCGTACCGACCTCGCCGCCAACGTCGCCGCCGGCGACGCCAACCTGTTCGCGCTGCTCGACCAGGCCGACGCCTACATCGAGCGCAACGGCCTCGACCTGCCCGAGGAGCCCGAGGCCCGCGTCCTCGGCGCCGACCCCGCGTGCCTCACCGACCCGATCCTCACGCTCGACCTGGCCGCCGCCGGCATCACCTCGATCGTCTGGGCCACCGGCTTCGCCGTCGACTACTCCTGGCTCCAGGTCGACGCCTTCGACGAGACCGGCAAGCCGGCCCACCGTCGCGGCATCTCGACCGAGCCGGGCGTCTACTTCGTCGGCCTGCCCTGGCTCTCCCGCCGCGGCTCGAGCTTCATCTGGGGCGTGTGGCACGACGCCAAGCACGTCGCGGGGCACATCGCGACGCGCCGCAGCTACCTGACGTACGACGCCGAGCAGCGCGCCAACATGCGGGTCGCACCCTGACGCGGAGCCGCGCCACCGCGGCGACGATGGGCGGATGCGAGCCAGAGCGCTGTCGTCCGCCCTCGTCGCCGCCCTGCTGCTCCTGTTCGCTCCCCTAGCAAGCGCCGCCGCGCCCACGGCGCCGGCAACCCAGGCGGCCGGAACCGGCACGATCAGCGGCACCGTCACCGTCCCCCACGGGTACGACGTCCGCGCGGTGCGGATCCTCGCCACCCCCGCGGGCACCCCCACCGGCGTCGTCGGCGCGCCGGGCACCTGGGTGCGCCCCGACGGCACGTTCGACCTGACCGGGCTCGCCCCCGGCCAGTACAACGTCGCTTTCGGGACCTACTGGTCCGACATGAACCCGTGCTCCTCCAGCCGGGACCGCTGGTGGACCGCACCGGGCCAAGCGACCGGCATCTGCACGAACGACGTCCTCACCGGCGCGGGCGTGGTCACCGTGACCGACGCCGGCGTGACCGATCTCGGCACCACGCCCGTCCTGACGGCCTTCACCCCCCACCGCTTCGGCGGCCGCGTGGTCGCCGCACCCGGCCGCACCACCGCCGGCCTGCGCGCCGAGGTCTGGCACGAGGGCGACGGGATCTGGAACATCCCCGGCGGCTGGTACCGCCTCACCGGCGTCCCGGCCCAGGTCCTCGACGCGACCGGGACGTTCGGGTTCGACCTCGTCGACCCGCTGGGCAGCAACCGGCTCGCGATCCGGTTCGTCGACGCCGCCGGCCAGGGGTACGCCTTCTCGTTCGGCACCGGCGGGCTCACCGTCGCGACGCCCGGGGCGAGCGGCGCCGACTTCGGCACCGGATCGACCGGACTGCTGGCGGTCCCCTGGGCGCGCACGGGCGACATCGACACCGGAGCCCTGCCGCTCAAGCTGCCGGTCGGCTACGCCAGCGGCGGCGTCACGCTGTCGGGCGCGCACGAGTGGGGCCGGACCCTGACCGCGCACTCCACCGTCGTCTGGTCCGACCCCGCGGTCGGCACCGACTTCCAGTGGTACCGCAACGGCGTCGCCATCGACGGCGCCGTCGGGCCGTCGTACCTGCTCGACGGCCTGGACGACGGCTGGGAGGCGGGGATCAGCGCCCGCGCCGTGCCCGCCGGTCCCTGGGCCTCGACCGGCCCGCCGGCCGACTCCGCCGTCGCGGTCATCGAGAACACGACTCCCTACAACGCGGCTCCGCCGTCGGTCTCCGGCCGCGCCGAGTACGGCGCGCGGCTGACCGCGGGCCCCGGCACCTGGCGGCCGAGCGCGGGCGAGCTGACCTACCGCTACCAGTGGTTCCGCGGTACGACGGCGATCCCCGGCGCCACGACCGCGGCCTACACCCCCGGTCTGAGCGACCTCGGCCGGCGGCTCTCGGTCGCGGTGACCGCCGAGCACGACCCGTGGTTCGCCGGCCCGGCCACCGCCCGGTCCGCGCTCACCCCGGCGGTCGCCCCGGCCCCGATGCCCGCCTCGTGGGTCCGGCGCTGGCCGGCCCGCTCCGGATCCCCCCGGGTGGGGCGCACCGTCCGCGTGGGGCGGCCGGTGCTCTCCGCCGCGGGGCTGGCGCAGCGCCCCACCACCACCTTCCAGTGGTACGCCGGCCAGCGCGCCCTCCCCCGCGCCACCACCCCGCGACTGCGGATCACCCGCGCCCTGCGCGGGAAGGTGGTCACGGTGGTGGTGACGGTGCGCAAGCCCGGCTACGAGCCGCGCAGCCGCACCGTCCGGCTCGGCCGCGCCCGCTGACGGACCGGACCGGACGGGACCGGACCGGACCGACCCGCAATGCAGATGCGCCCGGCACGGCGGCAGTCCCCTGCCGCCGTACCGGGCGCGACCCAGCCGGCAGAGTTGCGCCTCACGCCAGCTGGGTGACCTCCCGCCGGAACGGCACCTCGTCGTTCGAGGGCAGCACGGCGTCGAACTCCTCGGCAGCACGGCGGCCGCTCCACACGGCGGCGGCGATGGTGCCGGGCGCCCAGGCGTCGCCGATCCCCCGCACCGACGCGATCTCCCCGGCCTCGCGACGCGCGACCAGGTCGAGGTAGAGCTCCTCGCGCGGCAGCCGCGCGGTGACCATCACGACCGCGTCGCACTCCAGGTCGCGCTCGATGCTCGCGTAGGTGTCGCGGACCGTGACGCCGCTGGCGCCGACGGACACGACCGCGTGGTCGGTGACGCGCGTGATGCCGTTCTCGATGAGCCGGCGCTGGATCCGGTTGACCTCGAAGGTGTTGTTGGTCCACGACGAGACCTGCGATGCCGGGGTGACGATCGAGACGTCGTAGCCCTTCTGCGCGAGCAGCTCGGCGACGACTCCGCCCAGGTAGTAGTGGTCGTCGTCGTAGACGACGACCTTCTTGCCGTCGGGCAGCCGCCCGGCGAACAGGTCGTCCGGTCCGAGCACCTGCATGCCCTCGGCGATCGGCAGCGCGGTGGTGTGGAAGCGCGCGACGCCGTCGGTGCGCCAGGTGGCGCCGGTCGCGGTGATCACGTGCTCGAAGCCGAACTCGACGATGTCGTCGGCGCTCATCGGGCTCTCGCGGTAGATCTCCACGTTGGGCAGCTCGGCGAGCACGGCCTCGCGGTACTCCTTGACCCGGCCCCACGCGGAGAGCCCCGGCAGTGCGGACTCCTGGGTCACCCTGCCGCCCAGGTCGCGACCGGCCTCGGCGAGCACGACGTCGTACCCGCGGACGCCGAGGGCGCGCGCGGCCTCCAGCCCGGAGGGACCGGCACCGACGACGAGGACACGGGCGTCGCTCTCCTTGGCCCGGATGCGTTCGGGGTGCCAGCCGCGGCGCCACTCCTCGCCCATGCTGGGGTTCTGGGTGCAGCGGATCGGCGACATGGTGAGGTCGCCGGAGACGCAGATGTTGCAGCCGATGCACTCGCGGATCAGGTTGAGCCGGCCGTCGCGGATCTTGTTGGGCAGGAACGGGTCGGCGATCGAGGGCCGGGCCGCACCGATCAGGTCGAGGATGCCGGCCTTGATCTGGCGCACCATCGCGTCGGGCGAGGTGAACCGGCCGACGCCGACGACCGGCTTGGTGGTGAGCTTCTTGAGACCGGCGACGAACTCCTCCTGGCGGCCCTCGGGGGCGAAGCGGGAGGTGACCGAGTCGCCCTCCCAGCTGCCCATCGCGAAGTCCCAGAGGTCGGGAAGCTCGCCGAGCTCGCGCAGCACGCCCTCGATGTCCTCGCGGGTGATGCCGCCGTCGATCTCCTCCTCGACCGTGATCCGGCACGCGACCGCGGCCCGGCCGGCGCACTCCTCGAGGGTGTCCTCGAGGAGCTCCTTGAGCAGCCGCATGCGGTTCTCGAGCGAGCCGCCGTACTCGTCGGTGCGCTGGTTGTAGCGCTTCGAGAGGAAGTGGTGGACGCCGCTGTAGCCGTGCGCGCCGTAGACGTAGACGATGTCGTAGCCGGCCTCGATCGAGCGCCGTACGGCGTTGCGGTGCCAGCGCCGCAGGTCGTCGATGTCCTGCTTGGTCATCGCCCGCGCCTGGATCGGCGCGATGGTGTCGGGCGCGACCGGCAGGTGGCCGGGCCCGAGCGGGGTCTCGCGGCTGAGCTGGTTGGGCGCGTTCATGCCGTTGTGCGCGAGCTCGATCCCGGCCAGGCCGCCACCCTCGTGGATCGCGTCGGCGATCCGCTTGAGCGCGGGCAGGTCCTGGTCGTCCCAGATCCGCAGCTCGATGAACGGCGCGATGTCGGAGGTCGCGTGGATCTCGACCTGCTCGGTGCACACGACCGACCAGCCGCCCTCGGCCTTGATCTTGCGCATCGAGGCCTGCGCGCTCGGGTCGCGGTAGCCCATGCCGTTGCAGTGCGGCACCTGGTAGAAGCGGTTCTTCGTCGTGAACGGGCCGATCTGCACCGGCTCGAACAGGACGTCGTACGGCGCGGCCACGGTGGGCTGCTCGGTCATCGGGAGGTCTCCTCGGTGCTGGTGGACGGAGCGGTGGAAACGGGGACCGGCGCAGCCATCCGGGCCCGCACGGGAGCGCCGAGCACGTAGCCGACGCCGCACAGGACGAGCAGGAAGGCGAGCGTGCCGAGCGTGAACGCCTCGAAGGTGAGCTGGCTGACGTCCCAGATCTCCACGAAGTCGTACTCCTCGCCCGCCAACCGCTCCAGGGTCCCCGGGAAGACGGCGACCCACGAGCCGAGCACGATCCAGGCGAATGCGAGCCAGCCCAGCAGCGCGAAGCCGCGGTCCGACACCGGCACGCGGAACGGCCGGGGCCGGTCCGGGTAGCGGGTGCGCAGCCGGATCACCGCGGGGATGACGAGCAGGTAGCTGAGCAGGAAGGTCGAGATCGAGATCGTGAGCACGACACCGAAGATCGAGGCACCCGAGCCGCTGACCTGCATCGCGACGAGCAGGAAGGCCGTGGCGACGACTCCGGAGAGCAGGTTGACCCGGACCGGCGTGCCGAGGCGGGGGTGGAAGCGGCCGAAGAAGCCGCCGAAGAACGAACCGTCGGCCGCGGTCATCGCCTGCATGCGGTCGGAGATGATCATCCACGCGGCGCCCTGGCTCATCAGGATGTAGACGAAGCCGACCGCGGTGATCTTGAGCAGCGCGTCGGCCGCACCGCCGTAGACGGAGTAGACGGTGCCGACCGCGTCGAGCAGGCCGCCGATGCCGGTGATGTCGTCCTTGGGGACGACGAGCAGGATCGCGAAGATCGGCACCAGGTAGCAGGCCGCGGCCGTCGCGCAGGAGCGGAAGATCGCGATCGGTACGTCGCGCGCCGGGTTCTCCATCTCACCAGCGGCGCTGTTGGACGACTCGAAGCCGAGGTAGGCGAACAGCAGGATCGGCACCGAGCCGCACAGGCCGAGGAAGGTCGGGCTGAAGTCACCCGCGCTGAGCCCCACCACGCCGTGCTTCACGGCGTAGATGATCGTGGTGAGGACGAAGAACACGAGCAGGCCGACCTTGAGCAGCGCGCCGCTGGTCGGCAGCCACTTGCCCTTGCGGAGGCTGGCGATCGCGGCCAGCACGGTGATCCAGATGAAGACGACCTTGAAGGCGTAGTCGCCCACCGAGCCGGGCTCGAGCGGCGTGAGGTAGGTGCTCACTGTCCGCGCGGCCAGGAAAGCCATCGAGCCACCCACCCACACCGGCTGGGTGACCCAGGTGAGGATCGCAGCCACCGCGGCCGCGGGACGGCCGAAGGCGTCGCGCACCCAGGTGTAGGCGCCGCCCTCCTCGCTGAACGCCGCGCCGGTCTCGGCGAAGATCAGGCCGTAGGGGACGAGGAAGAACACCGCGAGCACGAGCGCCCAGGTGAACGCCTCGGCGCCGTAGGTCGAGACCTGGCCGAGCGTCTCGAGGCCGACGACGGCGGCGATGAGCAGGAAGACGATGTCGAAGCGGCGCAGCGTCTTGTGCAGCACCGCTTGCTGCTCGGCGGCGAGTGCGGTCGGCTGGTTGGCCGGCGGATGGTTCTGCGTCATGGTGCAAGTCCCTTGGGCGTGATGGTGGCGCGGGAGGTCAGTGGTTGATCCAGACGGTCTTGAGACCGACGTACTTGTCGAGGGCGTGGAGCGAGAGGTCACGACCGAAGCCGGAGCCCTTGAACCCACCGAACGGCGTCCAGGCGCTGAAGGCGTCGACGCCGTTGATGGTCACGGTCCCGGCGTGGATCCGATCGGCCAGGCGGTGCGCCCGGCTGAGGCTTCCGGTGGCCACCGAGGCGGCGAGTCCGTACGCCGTGTCGTTGGCGAGCGCGACGGCCTCGTCCTCGGTGCCGAAGGGGGTGATCGCGAGGACCGGCCCGAAGACCTCCTCGCGGGCGAGCGGGTCGGTCGGCGCGACGTCGTCGAAGACCGTGGGCTGGACGTAGGCGTCGCTGCCGCCACGGGTGATCCGCTCACCTCCGGTGACCAGGCGGGCGCCGCTCGCGCGGGCGGCGTCGACGTACTCCATGATCCGGTCGGTCTGCTCGGGCGAGACGATCGCGCCCATGCCGGCGGCCGGGTCGAGCGGGTCGCCGGGCGCGTACGCCGCCGCCTCGGCCGCGACGAGCGCGACGAACTCCTCGTGCACCTCGCGCTGGACGAGCACCCGCGAGTGCGCCGAGCAGACGGCGCCCTGGTTGAACCAGATGCCGAAGGCGGTGGCCTTGGCCGTGGCGGCGAGGTCCTCGGCGTCGGCGAACACGACGTGGGGGCTCTTGCCGCCGCACTCGAGCCAGACCTGCTTGAGGTTGGAGCGGCCGGCGTACTGGAGGAAGTAGGCGCCGACCTCGGTCGAGCCGGTGAACGCGAGGACGTCGACGTCGGGGTGCAGGCCGAGGGCCTGGCCGGTGGTCTCCCCCAGGCCGGGCACCACGTTGAGCACACCCTCGGGGATGCCGGCCTCGACGGCGAGCTCGGCGATCCGCAGCGCCGAGGAGGGCGACTGCTCGGCCGGCTTGAGCACGACGCTGTTGCCGGCGGCCATCGCGGGCGCGACCTTCCAGGCGAGCATGTCGACCGGGTAGTTCCACGGCACGA encodes the following:
- a CDS encoding flavin-containing monooxygenase, giving the protein MSSEEIEVLVVGAGQAGVAMSEHLSDNGVPHLVLERDRIAERWRTGRWDSLVANGPAWHDRFPGMEFPDVDPDGFAGKDQVAAYFEAYAGKIAAPVRTGVEVTSVTRHEGRPGFRVETSEGTIDARFVVAATGPFQRPVFPPIVPEGAVATQIHSSDYRNPDQLPEGGVLVVGAGSSGVQIADELQRSGREVYLSVGPHDRPPRSYRGRDFCWWLGVLDLWDLETPAAGAEHVTIAVSGARGGHTVDFRALGRQGVNLVGMTDTYDDGVLSFRTDLAANVAAGDANLFALLDQADAYIERNGLDLPEEPEARVLGADPACLTDPILTLDLAAAGITSIVWATGFAVDYSWLQVDAFDETGKPAHRRGISTEPGVYFVGLPWLSRRGSSFIWGVWHDAKHVAGHIATRRSYLTYDAEQRANMRVAP
- a CDS encoding APC family permease; translation: MTQNHPPANQPTALAAEQQAVLHKTLRRFDIVFLLIAAVVGLETLGQVSTYGAEAFTWALVLAVFFLVPYGLIFAETGAAFSEEGGAYTWVRDAFGRPAAAVAAILTWVTQPVWVGGSMAFLAARTVSTYLTPLEPGSVGDYAFKVVFIWITVLAAIASLRKGKWLPTSGALLKVGLLVFFVLTTIIYAVKHGVVGLSAGDFSPTFLGLCGSVPILLFAYLGFESSNSAAGEMENPARDVPIAIFRSCATAAACYLVPIFAILLVVPKDDITGIGGLLDAVGTVYSVYGGAADALLKITAVGFVYILMSQGAAWMIISDRMQAMTAADGSFFGGFFGRFHPRLGTPVRVNLLSGVVATAFLLVAMQVSGSGASIFGVVLTISISTFLLSYLLVIPAVIRLRTRYPDRPRPFRVPVSDRGFALLGWLAFAWIVLGSWVAVFPGTLERLAGEEYDFVEIWDVSQLTFEAFTLGTLAFLLVLCGVGYVLGAPVRARMAAPVPVSTAPSTSTEETSR
- a CDS encoding aldehyde dehydrogenase family protein yields the protein MRTHQDWIGQAAEVSFRTRPFVGGAFVDTAEGSFENRNPATGALLGEVADAGAAGVDAAVRSARATFAAGTWSRAGAAFRRERMLRFADLLATHAAELAVLDSLDMGKRVVDAHELDLPFSVDLFRYYAEAIDKINDEVAPTPPGTTALIRRVPLGVVGAVVPWNYPVDMLAWKVAPAMAAGNSVVLKPAEQSPSSALRIAELAVEAGIPEGVLNVVPGLGETTGQALGLHPDVDVLAFTGSTEVGAYFLQYAGRSNLKQVWLECGGKSPHVVFADAEDLAATAKATAFGIWFNQGAVCSAHSRVLVQREVHEEFVALVAAEAAAYAPGDPLDPAAGMGAIVSPEQTDRIMEYVDAARASGARLVTGGERITRGGSDAYVQPTVFDDVAPTDPLAREEVFGPVLAITPFGTEDEAVALANDTAYGLAASVATGSLSRAHRLADRIHAGTVTINGVDAFSAWTPFGGFKGSGFGRDLSLHALDKYVGLKTVWINH
- a CDS encoding oxidoreductase — its product is MTEQPTVAAPYDVLFEPVQIGPFTTKNRFYQVPHCNGMGYRDPSAQASMRKIKAEGGWSVVCTEQVEIHATSDIAPFIELRIWDDQDLPALKRIADAIHEGGGLAGIELAHNGMNAPNQLSRETPLGPGHLPVAPDTIAPIQARAMTKQDIDDLRRWHRNAVRRSIEAGYDIVYVYGAHGYSGVHHFLSKRYNQRTDEYGGSLENRMRLLKELLEDTLEECAGRAAVACRITVEEEIDGGITREDIEGVLRELGELPDLWDFAMGSWEGDSVTSRFAPEGRQEEFVAGLKKLTTKPVVGVGRFTSPDAMVRQIKAGILDLIGAARPSIADPFLPNKIRDGRLNLIRECIGCNICVSGDLTMSPIRCTQNPSMGEEWRRGWHPERIRAKESDARVLVVGAGPSGLEAARALGVRGYDVVLAEAGRDLGGRVTQESALPGLSAWGRVKEYREAVLAELPNVEIYRESPMSADDIVEFGFEHVITATGATWRTDGVARFHTTALPIAEGMQVLGPDDLFAGRLPDGKKVVVYDDDHYYLGGVVAELLAQKGYDVSIVTPASQVSSWTNNTFEVNRIQRRLIENGITRVTDHAVVSVGASGVTVRDTYASIERDLECDAVVMVTARLPREELYLDLVARREAGEIASVRGIGDAWAPGTIAAAVWSGRRAAEEFDAVLPSNDEVPFRREVTQLA